A window of the Tenebrio molitor chromosome 1, icTenMoli1.1, whole genome shotgun sequence genome harbors these coding sequences:
- the LOC138127759 gene encoding coiled-coil domain-containing protein 102A isoform X1 translates to MSQSTTSGTSSRRHHARDHDTASITSSRIADITEWEANEALRQRELEEARGRAAQMEKTMRWWSDCTANWREKWSKVRNERNKAREECKQLRTKLDVTSKDSATYKREKEELEIQNDQLKKEMEKIHILLLKHAGQFDSQIFEALGEDPLKDFVFSQSNGSPIHERENGASHQLECDSTALQELDRDGCIEDYILQGAVPRYVKELKEALDDKSESPEMLNGVQKSGDSKSNSHREDYDEEYVIQKLSMLQLRLEEATKTLQVEREEKTQLHRLIDKLTVELQEVKDKCDELREARQEAARELLSLQDQHQEEIRLIRADLQDEANSREGMDKRLNDLRAELERLQAENAAEWGKRERLETEKLALERDNKKLRAELRDMQERMERKGRPLSNSDAEVRHLQQELSDKNKEISELRHSQNKLKKMVQDKMTELAHAVRRAEQYESEVKKLRNRVEELKRDLAVAEDELDTASNNIRKLQRSNDELQEQVDNFQVQLQHLHTRFVFAKTSVDFDYNAFKSHLTNWDEVLILYLSCAFFTLVWKKKMVEKKWRYMMKMNVLRNCSSSSLLSHRGTLLTGDGSDDDVTEY, encoded by the exons ATGTCTCAAAGTACTACTAGCGGAACTTCGTCAAGGCGTCATCATGCCCGAGATCACGACACAGCCTCAATTACATCTTCCAGAATTGCTGATATAACTGAGTGGGAAGCGAATGAG GCGCTACGACAACGAGAGCTGGAAGAGGCGAGGGGCCGTGCGGCTCAGATGGAAAAAACCATGCGCTGGTGGTCCGACTGCACCGCGAATTGGCGAGAGAAGTGGAGCAAAGTGAGGAACGAACGGAACAAAGCTAGGGAAGAATGTAAACAGTTGCGTACGAAACTGGACGTCACCAGTAAAGACAGTGCCACCTACAAACGCGAGAAGGAGGAGCTCGAGATACAAAATGATCAGCTAAAAAAAGAGATGGAGAAGATCCACATTTTGCTGTTGAAACATGCTGGGCAGTTTGACAGTCAGATATTTGAAGCTCTGGGAGAAGACCCCCTCAAGGACTTTGTGTTTAGTCAGAGTAATGGCTCACCGATCCACGAAAGGGAAAATGGGGCAAGCCACCAACTAGAATGTGATAGTACTGCGCTGCAAGAATTGGACAGAGATGGATGTATAGAAGATTATATTTTACAAGGGGCAGTTCCTAGGTACGTGAAAGAATTGAAGGAGGCTTTGGATGACAAAAGTGAGAGTCCTGAGATGCTAAATGGTGTACAAAAGTCTGGTGATAGTAAAAGTAATTCCCATAGAGAAGATTATGACGAAGAATATGTGATTCAGAAGTTGTCTATGCTGCAACTGAGGTTAGAAGAAGCTACTAAAACCTTGCAAGTGGAGAGAGA AGAGAAAACTCAGCTTCATCGCCTTATCGATAAATTGACAGTTGAATTACAAGAAGTGAAGGACAAGTGTGATGAGTTAAGAGAAGCTAGACAGGAGGCAGCAAGGGAGTTGTTGTCCCTCCAGGATCAACATCAGGAGGAAATTCGACTGATCAGAGCTGACTTGCAAGATGAGGCAAATTCTAGAGAAGGCATGGATAAAAGACTTAACGATCTTAGAGCTGAG TTGGAGAGACTGCAAGCAGAGAATGCAGCAGAGTGGGGAAAGAGAGAGCGTTTGGAAACTGAAAAGTTGGCATTGGAAAGAGATAATAAGAAATTAAGAGCTGAACTGAGAGACATGCAAGAAAGAATGGAGAGGAAAGGAAGACCCCTGTCCAATTCAGATGCTGAAGTGAGACATCTCCAGCAAGAGCtttctgataaaaataaa GAAATATCAGAGTTGAGACATTCACAGAACAAGTTGAAAAAGATGGTCCAAGATAAAATGACAGAATTGGCGCATGCAGTCAGGAGAGCAGAACAATACGAATCAGAAGTTAAAAAATTGAGGAATAGGGTAGAGGAGTTGAAAAGAGATCTGGCAGTGGCTGAAGATGAGCTGGACACTGCATCAAATAACATAAGGAAGCTGCAGAGGAGCAACGACGAGCTTCAAGAGCAAGTGGACAATTTCCAAGTTCAGCTGCAACATCTTCACACGAGGTTTGTATTTGCGAAGACGTCAGTAGATTTCGATTATAATGCTTTCAAATCTCATTTAACCAACTGGGATGAGGTTTTAATTCTCTATCTGTCTTGTGCTTTCTTTACTTTAGTATGGAAAAAGAAGATGGTGGAGAAGAAATGGCGATATATGATGAAAATGAATGT GTTACGTAATTGTAGTTCGTCGAGTTTGCTGTCGCATCGAGGAACCCTTCTCACAGGAGACGGTAGTGATGATGATGTAACCGAATATTAG
- the LOC138127759 gene encoding coiled-coil domain-containing protein 102A isoform X5: MSQSTTSGTSSRRHHARDHDTASITSSRIADITEWEANEALRQRELEEARGRAAQMEKTMRWWSDCTANWREKWSKVRNERNKAREECKQLRTKLDVTSKDSATYKREKEELEIQNDQLKKEMEKIHILLLKHAGQFDSQIFEALGEDPLKDFVFSQSNGSPIHERENGASHQLECDSTALQELDRDGCIEDYILQGAVPRYVKELKEALDDKSESPEMLNGVQKSGDSKSNSHREDYDEEYVIQKLSMLQLRLEEATKTLQVEREEKTQLHRLIDKLTVELQEVKDKCDELREARQEAARELLSLQDQHQEEIRLIRADLQDEANSREGMDKRLNDLRAELERLQAENAAEWGKRERLETEKLALERDNKKLRAELRDMQERMERKGRPLSNSDAEVRHLQQELSDKNKEISELRHSQNKLKKMVQDKMTELAHAVRRAEQYESEVKKLRNRVEELKRDLAVAEDELDTASNNIRKLQRSNDELQEQVDNFQVQLQHLHTSMEKEDGGEEMAIYDENECFIAI, from the exons ATGTCTCAAAGTACTACTAGCGGAACTTCGTCAAGGCGTCATCATGCCCGAGATCACGACACAGCCTCAATTACATCTTCCAGAATTGCTGATATAACTGAGTGGGAAGCGAATGAG GCGCTACGACAACGAGAGCTGGAAGAGGCGAGGGGCCGTGCGGCTCAGATGGAAAAAACCATGCGCTGGTGGTCCGACTGCACCGCGAATTGGCGAGAGAAGTGGAGCAAAGTGAGGAACGAACGGAACAAAGCTAGGGAAGAATGTAAACAGTTGCGTACGAAACTGGACGTCACCAGTAAAGACAGTGCCACCTACAAACGCGAGAAGGAGGAGCTCGAGATACAAAATGATCAGCTAAAAAAAGAGATGGAGAAGATCCACATTTTGCTGTTGAAACATGCTGGGCAGTTTGACAGTCAGATATTTGAAGCTCTGGGAGAAGACCCCCTCAAGGACTTTGTGTTTAGTCAGAGTAATGGCTCACCGATCCACGAAAGGGAAAATGGGGCAAGCCACCAACTAGAATGTGATAGTACTGCGCTGCAAGAATTGGACAGAGATGGATGTATAGAAGATTATATTTTACAAGGGGCAGTTCCTAGGTACGTGAAAGAATTGAAGGAGGCTTTGGATGACAAAAGTGAGAGTCCTGAGATGCTAAATGGTGTACAAAAGTCTGGTGATAGTAAAAGTAATTCCCATAGAGAAGATTATGACGAAGAATATGTGATTCAGAAGTTGTCTATGCTGCAACTGAGGTTAGAAGAAGCTACTAAAACCTTGCAAGTGGAGAGAGA AGAGAAAACTCAGCTTCATCGCCTTATCGATAAATTGACAGTTGAATTACAAGAAGTGAAGGACAAGTGTGATGAGTTAAGAGAAGCTAGACAGGAGGCAGCAAGGGAGTTGTTGTCCCTCCAGGATCAACATCAGGAGGAAATTCGACTGATCAGAGCTGACTTGCAAGATGAGGCAAATTCTAGAGAAGGCATGGATAAAAGACTTAACGATCTTAGAGCTGAG TTGGAGAGACTGCAAGCAGAGAATGCAGCAGAGTGGGGAAAGAGAGAGCGTTTGGAAACTGAAAAGTTGGCATTGGAAAGAGATAATAAGAAATTAAGAGCTGAACTGAGAGACATGCAAGAAAGAATGGAGAGGAAAGGAAGACCCCTGTCCAATTCAGATGCTGAAGTGAGACATCTCCAGCAAGAGCtttctgataaaaataaa GAAATATCAGAGTTGAGACATTCACAGAACAAGTTGAAAAAGATGGTCCAAGATAAAATGACAGAATTGGCGCATGCAGTCAGGAGAGCAGAACAATACGAATCAGAAGTTAAAAAATTGAGGAATAGGGTAGAGGAGTTGAAAAGAGATCTGGCAGTGGCTGAAGATGAGCTGGACACTGCATCAAATAACATAAGGAAGCTGCAGAGGAGCAACGACGAGCTTCAAGAGCAAGTGGACAATTTCCAAGTTCAGCTGCAACATCTTCACACGAG TATGGAAAAAGAAGATGGTGGAGAAGAAATGGCGATATATGATGAAAATGAATGT TTTATTgctatatga
- the LOC138127759 gene encoding coiled-coil domain-containing protein 102A isoform X3 has product MSQSTTSGTSSRRHHARDHDTASITSSRIADITEWEANEALRQRELEEARGRAAQMEKTMRWWSDCTANWREKWSKVRNERNKAREECKQLRTKLDVTSKDSATYKREKEELEIQNDQLKKEMEKIHILLLKHAGQFDSQIFEALGEDPLKDFVFSQSNGSPIHERENGASHQLECDSTALQELDRDGCIEDYILQGAVPRYVKELKEALDDKSESPEMLNGVQKSGDSKSNSHREDYDEEYVIQKLSMLQLRLEEATKTLQVEREEKTQLHRLIDKLTVELQEVKDKCDELREARQEAARELLSLQDQHQEEIRLIRADLQDEANSREGMDKRLNDLRAELERLQAENAAEWGKRERLETEKLALERDNKKLRAELRDMQERMERKGRPLSNSDAEVRHLQQELSDKNKEISELRHSQNKLKKMVQDKMTELAHAVRRAEQYESEVKKLRNRVEELKRDLAVAEDELDTASNNIRKLQRSNDELQEQVDNFQVQLQHLHTRLRNCSSSSLLSHRGTLLTGDGSDDDVTEY; this is encoded by the exons ATGTCTCAAAGTACTACTAGCGGAACTTCGTCAAGGCGTCATCATGCCCGAGATCACGACACAGCCTCAATTACATCTTCCAGAATTGCTGATATAACTGAGTGGGAAGCGAATGAG GCGCTACGACAACGAGAGCTGGAAGAGGCGAGGGGCCGTGCGGCTCAGATGGAAAAAACCATGCGCTGGTGGTCCGACTGCACCGCGAATTGGCGAGAGAAGTGGAGCAAAGTGAGGAACGAACGGAACAAAGCTAGGGAAGAATGTAAACAGTTGCGTACGAAACTGGACGTCACCAGTAAAGACAGTGCCACCTACAAACGCGAGAAGGAGGAGCTCGAGATACAAAATGATCAGCTAAAAAAAGAGATGGAGAAGATCCACATTTTGCTGTTGAAACATGCTGGGCAGTTTGACAGTCAGATATTTGAAGCTCTGGGAGAAGACCCCCTCAAGGACTTTGTGTTTAGTCAGAGTAATGGCTCACCGATCCACGAAAGGGAAAATGGGGCAAGCCACCAACTAGAATGTGATAGTACTGCGCTGCAAGAATTGGACAGAGATGGATGTATAGAAGATTATATTTTACAAGGGGCAGTTCCTAGGTACGTGAAAGAATTGAAGGAGGCTTTGGATGACAAAAGTGAGAGTCCTGAGATGCTAAATGGTGTACAAAAGTCTGGTGATAGTAAAAGTAATTCCCATAGAGAAGATTATGACGAAGAATATGTGATTCAGAAGTTGTCTATGCTGCAACTGAGGTTAGAAGAAGCTACTAAAACCTTGCAAGTGGAGAGAGA AGAGAAAACTCAGCTTCATCGCCTTATCGATAAATTGACAGTTGAATTACAAGAAGTGAAGGACAAGTGTGATGAGTTAAGAGAAGCTAGACAGGAGGCAGCAAGGGAGTTGTTGTCCCTCCAGGATCAACATCAGGAGGAAATTCGACTGATCAGAGCTGACTTGCAAGATGAGGCAAATTCTAGAGAAGGCATGGATAAAAGACTTAACGATCTTAGAGCTGAG TTGGAGAGACTGCAAGCAGAGAATGCAGCAGAGTGGGGAAAGAGAGAGCGTTTGGAAACTGAAAAGTTGGCATTGGAAAGAGATAATAAGAAATTAAGAGCTGAACTGAGAGACATGCAAGAAAGAATGGAGAGGAAAGGAAGACCCCTGTCCAATTCAGATGCTGAAGTGAGACATCTCCAGCAAGAGCtttctgataaaaataaa GAAATATCAGAGTTGAGACATTCACAGAACAAGTTGAAAAAGATGGTCCAAGATAAAATGACAGAATTGGCGCATGCAGTCAGGAGAGCAGAACAATACGAATCAGAAGTTAAAAAATTGAGGAATAGGGTAGAGGAGTTGAAAAGAGATCTGGCAGTGGCTGAAGATGAGCTGGACACTGCATCAAATAACATAAGGAAGCTGCAGAGGAGCAACGACGAGCTTCAAGAGCAAGTGGACAATTTCCAAGTTCAGCTGCAACATCTTCACACGAG GTTACGTAATTGTAGTTCGTCGAGTTTGCTGTCGCATCGAGGAACCCTTCTCACAGGAGACGGTAGTGATGATGATGTAACCGAATATTAG
- the LOC138127759 gene encoding coiled-coil domain-containing protein 102A isoform X6, giving the protein MSQSTTSGTSSRRHHARDHDTASITSSRIADITEWEANEALRQRELEEARGRAAQMEKTMRWWSDCTANWREKWSKVRNERNKAREECKQLRTKLDVTSKDSATYKREKEELEIQNDQLKKEMEKIHILLLKHAGQFDSQIFEALGEDPLKDFVFSQSNGSPIHERENGASHQLECDSTALQELDRDGCIEDYILQGAVPRYVKELKEALDDKSESPEMLNGVQKSGDSKSNSHREDYDEEYVIQKLSMLQLRLEEATKTLQVEREEKTQLHRLIDKLTVELQEVKDKCDELREARQEAARELLSLQDQHQEEIRLIRADLQDEANSREGMDKRLNDLRAELERLQAENAAEWGKRERLETEKLALERDNKKLRAELRDMQERMERKGRPLSNSDAEVRHLQQELSDKNKEISELRHSQNKLKKMVQDKMTELAHAVRRAEQYESEVKKLRNRVEELKRDLAVAEDELDTASNNIRKLQRSNDELQEQVDNFQVQLQHLHTSMEKEDGGEEMAIYDENECVT; this is encoded by the exons ATGTCTCAAAGTACTACTAGCGGAACTTCGTCAAGGCGTCATCATGCCCGAGATCACGACACAGCCTCAATTACATCTTCCAGAATTGCTGATATAACTGAGTGGGAAGCGAATGAG GCGCTACGACAACGAGAGCTGGAAGAGGCGAGGGGCCGTGCGGCTCAGATGGAAAAAACCATGCGCTGGTGGTCCGACTGCACCGCGAATTGGCGAGAGAAGTGGAGCAAAGTGAGGAACGAACGGAACAAAGCTAGGGAAGAATGTAAACAGTTGCGTACGAAACTGGACGTCACCAGTAAAGACAGTGCCACCTACAAACGCGAGAAGGAGGAGCTCGAGATACAAAATGATCAGCTAAAAAAAGAGATGGAGAAGATCCACATTTTGCTGTTGAAACATGCTGGGCAGTTTGACAGTCAGATATTTGAAGCTCTGGGAGAAGACCCCCTCAAGGACTTTGTGTTTAGTCAGAGTAATGGCTCACCGATCCACGAAAGGGAAAATGGGGCAAGCCACCAACTAGAATGTGATAGTACTGCGCTGCAAGAATTGGACAGAGATGGATGTATAGAAGATTATATTTTACAAGGGGCAGTTCCTAGGTACGTGAAAGAATTGAAGGAGGCTTTGGATGACAAAAGTGAGAGTCCTGAGATGCTAAATGGTGTACAAAAGTCTGGTGATAGTAAAAGTAATTCCCATAGAGAAGATTATGACGAAGAATATGTGATTCAGAAGTTGTCTATGCTGCAACTGAGGTTAGAAGAAGCTACTAAAACCTTGCAAGTGGAGAGAGA AGAGAAAACTCAGCTTCATCGCCTTATCGATAAATTGACAGTTGAATTACAAGAAGTGAAGGACAAGTGTGATGAGTTAAGAGAAGCTAGACAGGAGGCAGCAAGGGAGTTGTTGTCCCTCCAGGATCAACATCAGGAGGAAATTCGACTGATCAGAGCTGACTTGCAAGATGAGGCAAATTCTAGAGAAGGCATGGATAAAAGACTTAACGATCTTAGAGCTGAG TTGGAGAGACTGCAAGCAGAGAATGCAGCAGAGTGGGGAAAGAGAGAGCGTTTGGAAACTGAAAAGTTGGCATTGGAAAGAGATAATAAGAAATTAAGAGCTGAACTGAGAGACATGCAAGAAAGAATGGAGAGGAAAGGAAGACCCCTGTCCAATTCAGATGCTGAAGTGAGACATCTCCAGCAAGAGCtttctgataaaaataaa GAAATATCAGAGTTGAGACATTCACAGAACAAGTTGAAAAAGATGGTCCAAGATAAAATGACAGAATTGGCGCATGCAGTCAGGAGAGCAGAACAATACGAATCAGAAGTTAAAAAATTGAGGAATAGGGTAGAGGAGTTGAAAAGAGATCTGGCAGTGGCTGAAGATGAGCTGGACACTGCATCAAATAACATAAGGAAGCTGCAGAGGAGCAACGACGAGCTTCAAGAGCAAGTGGACAATTTCCAAGTTCAGCTGCAACATCTTCACACGAG TATGGAAAAAGAAGATGGTGGAGAAGAAATGGCGATATATGATGAAAATGAATGT GTTACGTAA
- the LOC138127759 gene encoding coiled-coil domain-containing protein 102A isoform X2 has protein sequence MSQSTTSGTSSRRHHARDHDTASITSSRIADITEWEANEALRQRELEEARGRAAQMEKTMRWWSDCTANWREKWSKVRNERNKAREECKQLRTKLDVTSKDSATYKREKEELEIQNDQLKKEMEKIHILLLKHAGQFDSQIFEALGEDPLKDFVFSQSNGSPIHERENGASHQLECDSTALQELDRDGCIEDYILQGAVPRYVKELKEALDDKSESPEMLNGVQKSGDSKSNSHREDYDEEYVIQKLSMLQLRLEEATKTLQVEREEKTQLHRLIDKLTVELQEVKDKCDELREARQEAARELLSLQDQHQEEIRLIRADLQDEANSREGMDKRLNDLRAELERLQAENAAEWGKRERLETEKLALERDNKKLRAELRDMQERMERKGRPLSNSDAEVRHLQQELSDKNKEISELRHSQNKLKKMVQDKMTELAHAVRRAEQYESEVKKLRNRVEELKRDLAVAEDELDTASNNIRKLQRSNDELQEQVDNFQVQLQHLHTRFVFAKTSVDFDYNAFKSHLTNWDEVLILYLSCAFFTLVWKKKMVEKKWRYMMKMNVLLLYEIKRSKIWPSAQN, from the exons ATGTCTCAAAGTACTACTAGCGGAACTTCGTCAAGGCGTCATCATGCCCGAGATCACGACACAGCCTCAATTACATCTTCCAGAATTGCTGATATAACTGAGTGGGAAGCGAATGAG GCGCTACGACAACGAGAGCTGGAAGAGGCGAGGGGCCGTGCGGCTCAGATGGAAAAAACCATGCGCTGGTGGTCCGACTGCACCGCGAATTGGCGAGAGAAGTGGAGCAAAGTGAGGAACGAACGGAACAAAGCTAGGGAAGAATGTAAACAGTTGCGTACGAAACTGGACGTCACCAGTAAAGACAGTGCCACCTACAAACGCGAGAAGGAGGAGCTCGAGATACAAAATGATCAGCTAAAAAAAGAGATGGAGAAGATCCACATTTTGCTGTTGAAACATGCTGGGCAGTTTGACAGTCAGATATTTGAAGCTCTGGGAGAAGACCCCCTCAAGGACTTTGTGTTTAGTCAGAGTAATGGCTCACCGATCCACGAAAGGGAAAATGGGGCAAGCCACCAACTAGAATGTGATAGTACTGCGCTGCAAGAATTGGACAGAGATGGATGTATAGAAGATTATATTTTACAAGGGGCAGTTCCTAGGTACGTGAAAGAATTGAAGGAGGCTTTGGATGACAAAAGTGAGAGTCCTGAGATGCTAAATGGTGTACAAAAGTCTGGTGATAGTAAAAGTAATTCCCATAGAGAAGATTATGACGAAGAATATGTGATTCAGAAGTTGTCTATGCTGCAACTGAGGTTAGAAGAAGCTACTAAAACCTTGCAAGTGGAGAGAGA AGAGAAAACTCAGCTTCATCGCCTTATCGATAAATTGACAGTTGAATTACAAGAAGTGAAGGACAAGTGTGATGAGTTAAGAGAAGCTAGACAGGAGGCAGCAAGGGAGTTGTTGTCCCTCCAGGATCAACATCAGGAGGAAATTCGACTGATCAGAGCTGACTTGCAAGATGAGGCAAATTCTAGAGAAGGCATGGATAAAAGACTTAACGATCTTAGAGCTGAG TTGGAGAGACTGCAAGCAGAGAATGCAGCAGAGTGGGGAAAGAGAGAGCGTTTGGAAACTGAAAAGTTGGCATTGGAAAGAGATAATAAGAAATTAAGAGCTGAACTGAGAGACATGCAAGAAAGAATGGAGAGGAAAGGAAGACCCCTGTCCAATTCAGATGCTGAAGTGAGACATCTCCAGCAAGAGCtttctgataaaaataaa GAAATATCAGAGTTGAGACATTCACAGAACAAGTTGAAAAAGATGGTCCAAGATAAAATGACAGAATTGGCGCATGCAGTCAGGAGAGCAGAACAATACGAATCAGAAGTTAAAAAATTGAGGAATAGGGTAGAGGAGTTGAAAAGAGATCTGGCAGTGGCTGAAGATGAGCTGGACACTGCATCAAATAACATAAGGAAGCTGCAGAGGAGCAACGACGAGCTTCAAGAGCAAGTGGACAATTTCCAAGTTCAGCTGCAACATCTTCACACGAGGTTTGTATTTGCGAAGACGTCAGTAGATTTCGATTATAATGCTTTCAAATCTCATTTAACCAACTGGGATGAGGTTTTAATTCTCTATCTGTCTTGTGCTTTCTTTACTTTAGTATGGAAAAAGAAGATGGTGGAGAAGAAATGGCGATATATGATGAAAATGAATGT TTTATTgctatatgaaataaaaagaagCAAAATATGGCCTAGTGCGCAGAACTAG
- the LOC138127759 gene encoding coiled-coil domain-containing protein 102A isoform X4 → MSQSTTSGTSSRRHHARDHDTASITSSRIADITEWEANEALRQRELEEARGRAAQMEKTMRWWSDCTANWREKWSKVRNERNKAREECKQLRTKLDVTSKDSATYKREKEELEIQNDQLKKEMEKIHILLLKHAGQFDSQIFEALGEDPLKDFVFSQSNGSPIHERENGASHQLECDSTALQELDRDGCIEDYILQGAVPRYVKELKEALDDKSESPEMLNGVQKSGDSKSNSHREDYDEEYVIQKLSMLQLRLEEATKTLQVEREEKTQLHRLIDKLTVELQEVKDKCDELREARQEAARELLSLQDQHQEEIRLIRADLQDEANSREGMDKRLNDLRAELERLQAENAAEWGKRERLETEKLALERDNKKLRAELRDMQERMERKGRPLSNSDAEVRHLQQELSDKNKEISELRHSQNKLKKMVQDKMTELAHAVRRAEQYESEVKKLRNRVEELKRDLAVAEDELDTASNNIRKLQRSNDELQEQVDNFQVQLQHLHTSMEKEDGGEEMAIYDENECVSII, encoded by the exons ATGTCTCAAAGTACTACTAGCGGAACTTCGTCAAGGCGTCATCATGCCCGAGATCACGACACAGCCTCAATTACATCTTCCAGAATTGCTGATATAACTGAGTGGGAAGCGAATGAG GCGCTACGACAACGAGAGCTGGAAGAGGCGAGGGGCCGTGCGGCTCAGATGGAAAAAACCATGCGCTGGTGGTCCGACTGCACCGCGAATTGGCGAGAGAAGTGGAGCAAAGTGAGGAACGAACGGAACAAAGCTAGGGAAGAATGTAAACAGTTGCGTACGAAACTGGACGTCACCAGTAAAGACAGTGCCACCTACAAACGCGAGAAGGAGGAGCTCGAGATACAAAATGATCAGCTAAAAAAAGAGATGGAGAAGATCCACATTTTGCTGTTGAAACATGCTGGGCAGTTTGACAGTCAGATATTTGAAGCTCTGGGAGAAGACCCCCTCAAGGACTTTGTGTTTAGTCAGAGTAATGGCTCACCGATCCACGAAAGGGAAAATGGGGCAAGCCACCAACTAGAATGTGATAGTACTGCGCTGCAAGAATTGGACAGAGATGGATGTATAGAAGATTATATTTTACAAGGGGCAGTTCCTAGGTACGTGAAAGAATTGAAGGAGGCTTTGGATGACAAAAGTGAGAGTCCTGAGATGCTAAATGGTGTACAAAAGTCTGGTGATAGTAAAAGTAATTCCCATAGAGAAGATTATGACGAAGAATATGTGATTCAGAAGTTGTCTATGCTGCAACTGAGGTTAGAAGAAGCTACTAAAACCTTGCAAGTGGAGAGAGA AGAGAAAACTCAGCTTCATCGCCTTATCGATAAATTGACAGTTGAATTACAAGAAGTGAAGGACAAGTGTGATGAGTTAAGAGAAGCTAGACAGGAGGCAGCAAGGGAGTTGTTGTCCCTCCAGGATCAACATCAGGAGGAAATTCGACTGATCAGAGCTGACTTGCAAGATGAGGCAAATTCTAGAGAAGGCATGGATAAAAGACTTAACGATCTTAGAGCTGAG TTGGAGAGACTGCAAGCAGAGAATGCAGCAGAGTGGGGAAAGAGAGAGCGTTTGGAAACTGAAAAGTTGGCATTGGAAAGAGATAATAAGAAATTAAGAGCTGAACTGAGAGACATGCAAGAAAGAATGGAGAGGAAAGGAAGACCCCTGTCCAATTCAGATGCTGAAGTGAGACATCTCCAGCAAGAGCtttctgataaaaataaa GAAATATCAGAGTTGAGACATTCACAGAACAAGTTGAAAAAGATGGTCCAAGATAAAATGACAGAATTGGCGCATGCAGTCAGGAGAGCAGAACAATACGAATCAGAAGTTAAAAAATTGAGGAATAGGGTAGAGGAGTTGAAAAGAGATCTGGCAGTGGCTGAAGATGAGCTGGACACTGCATCAAATAACATAAGGAAGCTGCAGAGGAGCAACGACGAGCTTCAAGAGCAAGTGGACAATTTCCAAGTTCAGCTGCAACATCTTCACACGAG TATGGAAAAAGAAGATGGTGGAGAAGAAATGGCGATATATGATGAAAATGAATGTGTGAGTATCATTTGA